The following DNA comes from Buttiauxella agrestis.
ATCACGCTGACGATTCGTCGTATCGAGAATGGCGTTGGTTCCCAATGGCTGACGCAGGATGTGAAACCAGGTGACTACCTGTGGCTATCTGAAGGCCAGGGGGAATTCACCTGTGAAAATCTGAACACCGATCGCTATCTGTTAATCGCGGCAGGTTGTGGCGTGACGCCGATTATGGCGATGCGTCGTTGGCTGGCAGAGCATTGTCCACTGGCCGACGTACAGGTTATTTACAACGTTCGCTCGCCAGAAGACGTGATTTTTGCAAACGAATGGCGCAATTACCCGGTCGCGCTGATTGCCGAGAATAACGCGACGCACGGTTTTATCGCCGGGCGATTAACCCGCGAAATTCTGGCAACCGTGCCGGATATTGCCTCGCGCACCGTTATGACCTGTGGTCCAGCACCGTATATGGAACTGGTCGAAACAGAAGTCAAAGCCCTGGGGGTGACTGAGTTTTATTCTGAGAAATTCTTCACACCCGTCGCCGCTCCTGTCGAAAGTGGTTTGAAATTTACCACGCTAAAACCGCTGCGCGAGTTCTATGCGCCCGTTGGCAGCACGTTGCTGGCGGCAATGGAGAGCAATAGCGTACTCGTCAACGCGGCATGTCGCGCCGGGGTTTGTGGTAGCTGTAAAACCAAAATCGAATCTGGTGAGTATACCGTCAGCAGTTCCATGACGTTGACCGAAGCCGAAATCGCCAGCGGTTATGTGCTGGCCTGTTCATGCCATCCGCAAAGTGACTTAGTTCTCGCCTGATCAAATCCATGCCACCCGACTGTGGGTGGCACTTTCTGCCCCGCCTCTTCTGTTTCCTTGACTAAGCTTGATTACGTTAACTGAATCGTGACAAGGAGAAGCAATGAAACAGACCGTCGCCGCTTATGTGGCAAAAACTCTCGAAAGTGCAGGCGTGAAACGCATCTGGGGCGTCACCGGTGATTCCCTCAACGGACTGTCC
Coding sequences within:
- the hcr gene encoding NADH oxidoreductase; translated protein: MTMPTPLCPHRMQVHHIHQETPDVWTLSLINHDFYPYKAGQYALVSIRNSDETLRAYTISSTPGLSPFITLTIRRIENGVGSQWLTQDVKPGDYLWLSEGQGEFTCENLNTDRYLLIAAGCGVTPIMAMRRWLAEHCPLADVQVIYNVRSPEDVIFANEWRNYPVALIAENNATHGFIAGRLTREILATVPDIASRTVMTCGPAPYMELVETEVKALGVTEFYSEKFFTPVAAPVESGLKFTTLKPLREFYAPVGSTLLAAMESNSVLVNAACRAGVCGSCKTKIESGEYTVSSSMTLTEAEIASGYVLACSCHPQSDLVLA